AAGTCGTTGCTGTGGTTCGGTCCCGCCCGCCGACAGGAGATCCGCCACCGCCACCTCGTCGAGGAGGTCATCGACCTGCTCAACCTGCAGGCGGTGCGCAACAAGCCGGTCGGCTCCCTCGCCTACGGCATCCAGAAGCGCGTCGAGCTCGGACGCGCCCTGTGCCTCCAGCCGTCCCTGCTCCTGCTGGACGAGCCCATGGCCGGGATGAACGCCGAGGAGAAGGAGGACATGGCGCGCTTCATCCTCGACGTCCACGAGATGGCCAGCGTCTCCGTCGTCCTCATCGAGCACGACATGAACGTCGTCATGGACATCTCGCACCGGATCAGCGTCCTGGACTTCGGCGCTCTGATCGCCGACGGGACCCCGGCAGAGGTCATGGCCAACCCCGCGGTCATCGAGGCGTATCTCGGTGCCGAGGACGAGGAGGACTCCCGTG
The DNA window shown above is from Janibacter sp. A1S7 and carries:
- a CDS encoding ABC transporter ATP-binding protein, producing MLTRAYQHSLRGSHLAAGETLLDVDDVTLRFGGVTALRDVSFSVTEGHIHSIIGPNGAGKSSLLNCISGLYRPQEGQIRLQTAAAPGADGTAGKVSTHQLTTLPPHRIARLGVARSFQNIELFHAMSVLENLMLGRHIHMDHSVLKSLLWFGPARRQEIRHRHLVEEVIDLLNLQAVRNKPVGSLAYGIQKRVELGRALCLQPSLLLLDEPMAGMNAEEKEDMARFILDVHEMASVSVVLIEHDMNVVMDISHRISVLDFGALIADGTPAEVMANPAVIEAYLGAEDEEDSRG